A single genomic interval of Helianthus annuus cultivar XRQ/B chromosome 13, HanXRQr2.0-SUNRISE, whole genome shotgun sequence harbors:
- the LOC110901873 gene encoding uncharacterized protein LOC110901873, with product MTNIAPLLTLKLSSTNFLYWRTQMRPLLSLQHLLPHTWVRDEQKAIVLLNASLTEEALFVTVGLPTARAIWLALENAFCNSSVKRIQNLRDNLRNLQKGKKSVSEFGHTFKALCDQLCAFGHPVDPMDQLHWFLCGLGPVFESFSTLVRSVLPLLGFEDLLARAESHELFVKALHGSSTPPVAFSVQSPNQSSSRPNRCSSQHDAPTSQAQSRPNCSNSSSTNVRSPSRYSNGPQNRSRRPPTCQLCRTQGHYATQCSKLATFATSMAPNEEQLVHAFHAQYGLNPTIPDWTCDTGASDHMIPNPNNVQNSSSAQDEFS from the exons ATGACCAACATCGCTCCTCTCTTAACCTTGAAACTATCATCCACCAACTTCCTCTACTGGCGAACTCAGATGCGTCCTCTCCTGTCTCTTCAGCATCTTCTGCCCCAT ACATGGGTACGGGATGAACAAAAGGCTATTGTTCTCCTTAATGCTTCTCTCACTGAAGAAGCTTTGTTTGTGACCGTTGGTCTCCCCACGGCTCGAGCCATATGGCTTGCTCTCGAGAATGCCTTCTGTAATTCTTCTGTTAAACGCATCCAGAATCTTCGTGATAATCTGCGAAATCTCCAAAAAGGCAAAAAATCTGTCTCTGAATTCGGTCACACTTTCAAAGCTCTGTGTGATCAGCTTTGTGCGTTCGGGCACCCTGTTGACCCAATGGATCAACTCCACTGGTTCCTGTGTGGACTTGGTCCTGTATTCGAAAGTTTTTCAACCTTGGTCAGATCCGTTCTTCCTCTTCTTGGTTTTGAAGATCTTCTTGCAAGAGCAGAAAGCCATGAATTATTTGTTAAGGCCTTACATGGTTCATCCACACCTCCTGTTGCCTTTTCGGTTCAATCTCCCAATCAGTCCTCCAGTCGTCCTAACCGTTGCTCATCCCAGCATGACGCACCTACTTCTCAAGCCCAGTCAAGGCCCAACTGTTCCAACTCTTCCTCCACTAATGTTCGTAGCCCAAGCCGTTATTCTAATGGTCCTCAAAACCGCAGTCGACGTCCTCCAACATGTCAACTCTGTAGGACACAAGGTCACTATGCCACACAGTGTTCTAAACTTGCTACCTTTGCTACTTCCATGGCACCCAATGAAGAACAACTTGTGCATGCTTTTCATGCTCAATATGGCTTGAACCCCACCATTCCGGACTGGACTTGTGACACTGGAGCATCTGATCACATGATTCCTAACCCAAATAATGTTCAGAACTCCTCATCTGCCCAAG ACGAGTTTTCTTAG